Proteins encoded together in one Solanum lycopersicum chromosome 7, SLM_r2.1 window:
- the TPS16 gene encoding LOW QUALITY PROTEIN: terpene synthase 16 (The sequence of the model RefSeq protein was modified relative to this genomic sequence to represent the inferred CDS: inserted 1 base in 1 codon) translates to MELCTQTVPADHEVEITRRVGSHHPTVWGDHFLAYANLLVASEEEEKQHEDLKEEVRKMLVMTPSNALEKLELINTIQCLGVAYHFEHEIEEALSYMCTHYEEYWIGDLHAIALCFRLLRQQGYRVSCDAYKKFTDDQGNFKIELINDVHGMLSLYEAAQFRVHGEEILDEALNFTTTQLKLILPKLNNFPPLAQQVANALKFPIKDGIVRVEARKYISFYQQNQNHNQVLLNFAKLDFNILQMLHKXELCDITRWWKELEIVKALPYVRDRLAEVYFWSLGVYFEPQYSTARKILTKNISMISLIDDTYDIYGTLDELTLFTEAIERWNIDASEQLQLPSYMKIIYCGLLDVYDEIKKDLANENKSFLINYSIIEMKKMVMAYFQEAKWYYGKTIPKMEQYMKNGISTSAYVQIATTSWLGMGNVATKDSFDWIVNEPPILVASSIIARLLNDLLSHEEEQKRGDAPSGVECYMKEYDVTKEEAHIKIRNIIENSWKDLNEEYFKVNGTIIPRVLLMCIINLTRVVEFLYKDEDAYTFSKNNLKDVIYRILIDPII, encoded by the exons ATGGAGTTGTGCACACAAACCGTTCCAGCGGATCATGAGGTTGAAATTACACGTCGCGTTGGCAGTCATCATCCTACTGTCTGGGGAGACCATTTTCTTGCCTATGCTAATCTCCtg GTAGCCAGTGAGGAGGAAGAGAAGCAACATGAGGACCTAAAAGAAGAAGTGAGAAAGATGCTAGTGATGACTCCTTCAAATGCTTTGGAAAAACTTGAACTCATCAACACAATCCAATGTCTTGGTGTAGCTTATCATTTTGAACATGAGATTGAGGAAGCATTGAGTTACATGTGCACTCATTATGAAGAATATTGGATTGGTGACCTTCATGCTATTGCTCTATGCTTCCGATTACTAAGGCAACAAGGTTATCGTGTCTCATGTG ATGCTTATAAGAAGTTCACAGACGATCAAGGAAATTTCAAGATAGAATTGATCAACGATGTGCATGGAATGTTGAGCTTATATGAGGCAGCACAATTCAGAGTACACGGTGAAGAAATTCTGGATGAAGCACTAAATTTCACCACCACTCAATTGAAACTAATTTTGCCTAAATTGAACAACTTCCCACCACTTGCACAACAAGTCGCTAATGCACTCAAGTTTCCAATAAAAGATGGTATTGTGAGGGTAGAAGCAAGgaaatacatatcattttaccaacaaaatcaaaatcacaaTCAAGTCTTACTAAACTTTGCCAAATTAGACTTCAATATCTTGCAAATGTTACATA GAGAGCTATGTGATATCACAAG GTGGTGGAAAGAATTGGAAATAGTGAAGGCATTACCTTATGTAAGAGATAGATTGGCTGAGGTTTACTTCTGGAGTTTAGGCGTCTACTTTGAACCTCAGTATAGCACTGCTAGGAAGATATTAACAAAAAACATATCCATGATTTCTCTTATTGATGACACATATGATATTTATGGGACACTAGATGAACTTACTCTATTTACAGAGGCAATTGAAAG GTGGAATATTGATGCTTCCGAACAATTACAATTACCATCATATATGAAGATTATTTATTGTGGTCTTCTAGATGTTTACGATGAAATTAAGAAAGACTTGGCAAATGAAAACAAGTCATTTCTAATCAACTATTCCATAATAGAG atgAAAAAGATGGTGATGGCTTACTTTCAAGAGGCAAAATGGTATTATGGTAAGACAATACCAAAAATGGAACAATACATGAAGAATGGAATTTCAACAAGTGCTTATGTACAAATAGCAACTACTTCATGGTTAGGCATGGGAAATGTAGCAACTAAAGATTCATTTGATTGGATAGTAAATGAACCTCCAATACTTGTTGCTTCTTCTATCATTGCAAGATTACTCAATGATCTTTTATCACATGAG gAAGAGCAAAAACGAGGAGATGCACCTTCTGGTGTTGAATGTTATATGAAAGAATATGATGTTACGAAGGAGGAAGCacacataaaaataagaaatataatagaaaattcTTGGAAGGATTTAAATGAAGAATACTTCAAAGTGAATGGGACTATTATACCAAGGGTTTTGCTCATGTGTATAATTAATCTAACGAGAGTAGTTGAGTTCTTATATAAAGATGAAGATGCTTAtactttttccaaaaataacttgaaagatgttatttaTAGGATACTTATTGATCCTATTATATAG
- the LOC101258670 gene encoding protein FAR1-RELATED SEQUENCE 9, translating to MNSGQRIIGGGVQHVLDYLRRMQAESPAFFYAVQGDNGSSNGNIFWADATARMNYHYFGDSIKLDTSYRANGYRVPFATFTGLNHHAQPVLFGCALLFNESEDSLVWLLQTWLQAMSGQTPVSITTNTDHLIQMAVAHVLPETHHRLCKWSVIRETKEKLTHVCQAHPTFETEFMKCVNGSETIEEFEFQWKSVLERYYLTDNEYLQSIYSARHHWVPVFMRETFFGDILSDEENDAKNTFFNGYVDATTSIQLLIKQYEKALTIWHEKELKADLDSTNTSPVLKTPSPMEKQAANLYTRKVFIKFQEELVETLANPATKIDESGTITTYHVAKFGEEHKAHTVRFNTFELTANCSCLMFEFSGIICRHVLSVFRAKNVLTLPSQYILKRWTINAKTGSGSTLEEHRLELPTNSQESLTMRHNSLRQEAIKFVEEGAKSIHHYNIAVNALKEAAKKVAAAKKKNADKTLVNNLVNGCNQVVDQGDIDLADSGQSKEEKEQKIRELTAEVESVNQQAEVYRANLLAVLKDMEEEKLKLSVKVQNARLSLKE from the exons ATGAATAGCGGACAAAGAATCATTGGTGGAGGGGTTCAGCATGTGTTGGACTATCTGAGGCGAATGCAGGCTGAAAGTCCAGCATTTTTCTATGCTGTTCAGGGTGATAATGGGTCTTCTAATGGAAACATTTTTTGGGCCGATGCAACTGCCAGAATGAACTATCATTATTTTGGGGATAGTATCAAATTGGATACTTCCTATCGAGCTAACGGATATAGGGTACCTTTTGCTACTTTCACTGGCTTAAATCATCATGCACAGCCTGTTCTTTTTGGATGTGCTTTGCTTTTTAATGAGTCTGAAGACTCACTTGTCTGGCTCCTCCAAACTTGGCTTCAAGCGATGTCTGGACAGACGCCTGTTTCCATCACAACTAACACTGATCATCTCATACAGATGGCTGTTGCTCATGTTCTGCCAGAAACGCACCATCGTCTTTGTAAATGGAGCGTAATTCGAGAAACCAAGGAGAAGCTGACTCATGTATGTCAAGCACATCCGACCTTTGAAACTGAATTTATGAAGTGTGTTAATGGAAGTGAGACAATCGAGGAATTTGAATTTCAGTGGAAGTCAGTCCTAGAAAGATATTACCTCACGGATAATGAATACCTCCAATCAATTTATAGTGCTCGCCATCACTGGGTTCCTGTTTTCATGCGAGAGACATTTTTTGGGGATATTTTAAGTGATGAAGAAAATGATGCCAAAAACACCTTCTTCAATGGGTATGTGGATGCTACTACCTCTATCCAGTTGTTGATTAAACAATATGAAAAAGCTCTTACAATCTGGCATGAAAAGGAATTAAAGGCAGATCTTGACTCTACTAATACTTCACCAGTTCTAAAGACCCCATCGCCTATGGAAAAACAAGCAGCTAATCTCTATACTAGGAAGGTTTTCATTAAATTTCAAGAGGAACTGGTTGAGACCCTTGCGAATCCTGCAACTAAAATTGATGAATCCGGAACAATCACAACATATCATGttgcaaaatttggggaagAGCACAAGGCACACACGGTTAGGTTCAACACATTTGAGTTGACAGCTAATTGTAGCTGTCTTATGTTTGAATTTTCAGGTATAATTTGTAGACATGTGTTATCTGTGTTCAGAGCCAAAAATGTTCTTACGCTTCCTTCCCAATACATTTTGAAACGTTGGACAATAAATGCCAAGACTGGCAGTGGAAGCACCCTAGAGGAACATCGTTTAGAGTTACCTACCAATTCTCAAGAGTCTTTAACTATGCGTCATAATAGTTTGCGACAGGAGGCAATTAAATTTGTAGAAGAAGGGGCGAAATCTATTCATCATTATAATATTGCTGTGAACGCTCTGAAAGAGGCTGCAAAAAAGGTTGCTgctgcaaagaagaaaaatgctGATAAAACTCTGGTGAACAACTTAGTAAATGGATGCAATCAAGTAGTGGATCAAGGTGATATTGATCTAGCAGATTCAGGTCAATCCAAG GAAGAGAAGGAACAAAAGATCCGTGAATTGACTGCCGAGGTAGAGAGTGTAAATCAACAAGCGGAAGTTTATCGTGCCAATCTATTAGCAGTTTTGAAAGACATGGAGGAGGAGAAACTAAAGCTATCTGTGAAAGTGCAAAATGCACGGCTTAGCTTAAAAGAGTGA
- the BTF3 gene encoding BTF3-like transcription factor, protein MNVEKLQKMAGSVRTGGKGTMRRKKKAVHKTTTTDDKRLQSTLKRIGVNGIPAIEEVNIFKEDVVIQFVNPKVQASIAANTWVVSGTPQTKKLQDILPQIIHQLGPDNLENLKKLAEQFQKQAPGAADAAAGAVAAQEDDDDVPELVAGETFEAAAEENHAS, encoded by the exons ATGAATGTAGAAAAGTTGCAAAAGATGGCCGGTTCGGTCAGAACCGGTGGAAAGGGTACCATGAGAAG AAAGAAGAAGGCCGTACACAAGACAACTACAACCGACGACAAAAGACTACAGAGCACCTTGAAAAGAATAGGTGTCAATGGCATTCCTGCCATTGAAGAAGTCAACATTTTCAAGGAGGATGTTGTTATCCAATTCGTTAACCCCAAAG TTCAAGCATCAATTGCTGCAAACACATGGGTTGTTAGTGGTACTCCCCAGACAAAGA AATTGCAGGATATTCTTCCTCAGATCATTCACCAGTTGG GCCCTGATAATTTGGAGAATTTGAAGAAGTTGGCCGAGCAGTTCCAGAAGCAGGCACCTGGTGCTGCCGATGCAGCTGCAGGTGCTGTTGCAGCACAGGAAGACGATGATGATGTACCAGAACTTGTGGCTGGTGAAACTTTTGAAGCTGCTGCCGAGGAGAACCACGCTTCTTAA